The genomic window GCTAAGGTTGTTGACATCATAGACCGATCCGGACTCCCATATGTCCTTACCCCAATGGGAACAATAATTGAAGGTGAGGACTGGGATGAGGTTATGGGTGTTCTCAAGAGAGGTTTTGAGGAGCTTAAAAAGGAATGTTCAAGAATATCAATAACCATGAAAGTAGATTACCGAGAAGGTAAATCGGGAAGGCTCAAGAGCAAGGTAGAATCCGTCCAGGAGAAGATAGGCAGGGAGATAAAGACTCTTAAAGGCTGACTCTCAGTCCAAAGAGAAAGAGCTGGTGAAGGATTATCCCTAGAGCTATAAGGTAGTAAACCTGCGTGTGAGTTTTGCAGAATCTCAGCACTCCAAAAAAGGAGAACAGCAGGGCTGGAAGAATTGAAAGGGTGTTTGCAAGGTTCATAACCCTCTCCTTCCTTATCTTTTTCTCTCTTATCTCGGCTGATAGGAACTCTTCCGTATCAAGCCAGTACCTTTGGAACTCCATGAGAAAATACTTTCCTCTTTCCTTGGTGAGGAGTGAACCACCTGTAAAAAGGAACCTTCCGTTACCTTCATAAACTGCGCTTTGAGCAAGGATGTGGGTATTCCTATACTTAAGGAAAATGTTTTTTATCTCTTTACCTTCTCTTTTTTCCGCGTATATAACCACGTCTCCTGAAGAGAGAAAGGTTTTTTCGGGAAGGTTTTCAAAGAGTTTATCTTTATACTGGATAAGCAAACCTCTTCTGGCGAAGGATACTTGTTCTTCAAATATAAAGAAGGATAAAGCCCCAGAAAGAAGAAAGAACACAAGCGCCGGGAGGGCAAACAGGGTGAATAGTTTCCGAGGTGATAGGTGGAATGAGTAGAGAACATGCAGGAGCCTCTTTTCCTTCAACTCATATACAGAAGTCGCTATAGCGGCGATCAGTCCGTCCGGAATGAAGAAAAAACCGTAATATACAAACCATACCAGGCTGAAGGAAAGGGAGCTCGTCAAGGGTAGACCAAAAAGTATGAAACCTATCTTGAATATCTGAACCATAAAGAGTATGAAGGCAAGAACAAGAGCGATCGTGTAGGTGCTTCTGGTAACCTTCCAGAGTATGAGTGCCCTGAGCATTATTTTCTCTATGATAACCCAGCGTGAAGGGTATAATACTTCTCCGTGAAAGTTCTTGTAGTTGGAAACGGTGGTAGAGAGCACGCGATAGCTTGGCAATTGAGTAAGAGCCCGTTAGTTTCAAAGCTATACTGTGCCAGTGGCAACGCTGGTATCTGGAAGATAGCTGAGAGGGTTGATATAGCGCCAACTGATGTGAAAAAGCTTGCGGAGTTTGCCCAGAGGGAAGGTGTTGATTTTACCGTTGTTGGTCCCGAAGCCCCCCTTGTTAAAGGGATAGTGGACGAGTTTGAAGCCAGGGGTTTAAAGATATTTGGACCTACAAGGGAAGCCTCCCAGCTTGAGGGAAGCAAGGCGTTTGCGAAAAACTTTATGGAGAAGTATAACGTTCCTACTCCCCATTACAGTGTGTTTGACGATTTTGACAGGGCTCTACGCTATGTGAAGGATGTAGGTGCTCCTATAGTTATAAAGGCTGACGGACTTGCCGCTGGAAAGGGTGCGGTTGTGTGCTACTCCATTGACCATGCCGTTCAAACCCTTGAAAGCTTTATGAAGAAGGGAGCCCTTGGTGGAGCGGGAGAGAGGGTGGTAGTGGAGGAGTTTCTTGAAGGGGAAGAGGCATCCTACATAGTTATGGTTAACGGAGAAAATTACGTCCCGCTTCCAACTTCCCAGGACCATAAGAAACTTTTGGACGGAGATAAAGGACCAAACACAGGAGGTATGGGTGCTTACTCTCCAACACCTGTGATAAACGAAGAGGTTGAGAGGAGGGTTCGTGAGGAAGTGATAGAGAGGACCCTAAAGGGTCTGAAGGAAGAAGGTATATACTTCAGAGGTTTCCTCTACGCTGGACTTATGATCACATCAGAAGGACCTAAGGTGCTTGAGTTCAACGTAAGGTTGGGAGACCCTGAGGCGCAGCCCATACTTATGAGAATCAAGAATGATTTTTTAAAGCTTCTGGTGGACTTTTATGAAGGTAAAGAGGTACAGGTAAAGGAGGATGAACGCTGGAGTCTTGATGTTGTCCTCGCCTCAAGAGGATATCCGGAAGCCTATGAGAAAGGAAAAGTTATAGAAGGTTTGGAGGAGGCTGAAAGTTTACCCGATGTAGTTATATTCCACGCGGGCACAACCCTGAAGGATGGAAAGGTCGTTACCAACGGAGGTAGGGTTTTGAACGTGTGCGCTTACGGGAACACCCTTCGCGAAGCGAAGGACAGAGCTTATGAAGCTGTGTCCAAGATACACTTTGAGGGCATGCATTACAGAAAGGACATAGGGGATAAAGCCTTCAAGTATCTTGGTTAAGGATCCTTCTCTCGTAAATCTTGAAGAGGGCAAACAACGTAGTGAATATTATTGGACCGAGAAAGACCCCTATCAAGCCGAACTTTAAAAGACCTCCGATAGTTGCGAAGAAGAGAACCACATAGGGAATCTGAACACCCTGCTTTATTATCAGAGGTCTGACGAAGTTGTCCATGGAGGATATGAGTAGAAGTCCCCACAGCCCCAGAAAGACTGCCTGCCATGTTCCGATGTTGAAGAAACTATAAACTGCAAGAGGGAACCATACCGCTGAAGCACCGAAAGGCGGTATGAAAGCCGCAAAGAAGGTGAGGGTGCTCCACAGGAGGGCGAACTTTATTCCCACAATAGAATAGGCTATGAGACCGAGCATAGCTTGTATCAGGGCTGTACCTACTGAGCCATAAACAACGGCAAGTACCGTTTTGTAAACCGTGCCTATGATATCCTCAAGGTCTGTTTTGTCCATAGGTATTAGCCTCTGAATCCTCTGGAGTATTCCGGGACCGTCCCTGAGTATGAAGAAGAAAGTAATCAAGAAAACGAAGATGTAAAATACATTTCTACCGATTACAAAAGCGAACTGACCCACCTTATCCCCCAAAAATTTGAATATCCTGTTAAGAGACTCTGCCATGAGCTTTCTGAACTCCTCCCTTTCAAGAAAGCCTATCGCCGGCGATAGCTTATCCATGTATTCCTTTATTAGCTTATACTGTCCCAGTGCCTGTAAAATTTCCTTATAACTGTGGCTCTGTAAATAGAGAACGATTTTCTGAGTTGCATCAATCATCTGCTGGAAGACGAGAATGCTTATTATACTGAGAGGTATAATAAGGAAAAGGAAAACTATCAGGGTCATTATAAAAGCAGAGAGGGTTCTGCTTTTAAGAAGCCTCTCTATATATCTGTAGACTGGGTAAAGGACGGTTCCTATCACTACAGCCCACAGGATTGGGACTGCGAAGGGGAGGAGCATCAACAGGGAAGCGAATATGAAGAAAAGGACACTTGCCAGGAAAAAGTAGAAGTATATACGCTCCCTCTCCATCATTTATTTTATAAGTCTATACTAAAGGTAACCTTGGGGTAACATGAGGTTAATATATTCAAAACCGGTATGAGGTGGGTGCTGGTAACCTTTATTCTCGTGGGTTTGGCTTTCAGCTCGGATATACATGGAGATATACAGACTCTTCTAAAGAAGGTGAAAACTGCCCCACCTGAAGAAAGGTATAAGGTTATGAACGAACTCAAGTTAAAGCTGAGGGAACTGAACAGAAGGGAAAGGGAAGAGGTTATAAGGAAAATTTACAGGGAGCTAAAGGGTGAGAGACATCCCGATAGGGAGCGCAAGGGTGATAAGCTTGAGGAGGAAAAACTCAAGCACAGGGATCTCTCGGATAAAATTGGTGAGAAACATAAGGAGAAGTACGAGGAAAAGTTTGAGGAGAAGTATGAGGACAAAGCTGAGAAGCGAATGGACGATAAGAAGAAACATGGCGATGACTGATTAAAAGTCTTTCAGTTGTGGGATGAGGAAAGGGATATATCTGGTGGGTCTGCTGTTCTTTGCCCAGACAGTTTTTGCTTTTCAAGACAGTGACCTTGACGGTGTTGAAGATAGTAAGGATAGATGTCCCAACACTCCTATCCTTGAGCTTGTGGACAAGTACGGATGTCCTATAGAAACTCAAAGAAGTATAAAGGGAAGGTTTTATTTGAGGGTTGGAGGAGGTTTTGTAGAGGACGGGGGTGAAAGAAGAACCTTTTCCCTTTTTTCAGTGGCATACTCTTATAAGAAGGTCTATGCTTCCTTCTCAACGAGGTATTATCTGGGCGGTAACTCCTCTAACCCTGGTTCCGGAGACAGCTACCTGTTTGTTGGCTACTCTCAGTTCTTGACGGAGAGACTTTACCTGTTACCAGGTTTAAGGATAAAGATTCCAACGGGTGCTGCCCAGTATAGTGACGGAAACTTTGATTACACTCCCTCGGTGGTTCTTGATTATATACTTGACGGTTTTGACCTTTTCGGATACCTGTCTTATACCTTCAAAGGTAATGGAGCTCTTGAGGATACACTTTCAACCTCCCTTGGGGTTGGGTACGATTTTACTCCTAAACTCTACGGGAGCGTTTCCTATGATGTGTCCCAGTCTGAAGTAGGTGCAGGCAACGAATATTACCTCTCTTTCTTCTCCCTCTATGACATATCGGAAACCCTCTACACGACTGTTGGTTATACAGTAGGATTGAACAGCCGGGCTACAGACCACACTCTTACCTTCCGAATAGGTATTAGATTTTGAATTATGGATATGAGGGTTCTCCTTGTTGAGGATGATAGGGTTCTCGCCCAGAGCCTGAAGAAGTTCCTTGAGATGAACGGCATAAAGGTGGAGCTTGCTTACAGTTTCTCTGATGCCGTTGACCTCCTTGAGAGGAAAAAGTACGACCTTTACGTACTTGACGTGAACCTCGGGGATGGAGACGGCATAGACCTCCTAGAAGACCTGAGAAGGTTTAAGGATGACACACCCACCATATTCATAAGTGCTCTGACAGATATAAAGAATGTAACGAGAGGCTTCAACGCCGGGGCGGAGGACTATATAA from Hydrogenivirga caldilitoris includes these protein-coding regions:
- a CDS encoding AI-2E family transporter, whose product is MMERERIYFYFFLASVLFFIFASLLMLLPFAVPILWAVVIGTVLYPVYRYIERLLKSRTLSAFIMTLIVFLFLIIPLSIISILVFQQMIDATQKIVLYLQSHSYKEILQALGQYKLIKEYMDKLSPAIGFLEREEFRKLMAESLNRIFKFLGDKVGQFAFVIGRNVFYIFVFLITFFFILRDGPGILQRIQRLIPMDKTDLEDIIGTVYKTVLAVVYGSVGTALIQAMLGLIAYSIVGIKFALLWSTLTFFAAFIPPFGASAVWFPLAVYSFFNIGTWQAVFLGLWGLLLISSMDNFVRPLIIKQGVQIPYVVLFFATIGGLLKFGLIGVFLGPIIFTTLFALFKIYERRILNQDT
- the purD gene encoding phosphoribosylamine--glycine ligase, which translates into the protein MKVLVVGNGGREHAIAWQLSKSPLVSKLYCASGNAGIWKIAERVDIAPTDVKKLAEFAQREGVDFTVVGPEAPLVKGIVDEFEARGLKIFGPTREASQLEGSKAFAKNFMEKYNVPTPHYSVFDDFDRALRYVKDVGAPIVIKADGLAAGKGAVVCYSIDHAVQTLESFMKKGALGGAGERVVVEEFLEGEEASYIVMVNGENYVPLPTSQDHKKLLDGDKGPNTGGMGAYSPTPVINEEVERRVREEVIERTLKGLKEEGIYFRGFLYAGLMITSEGPKVLEFNVRLGDPEAQPILMRIKNDFLKLLVDFYEGKEVQVKEDERWSLDVVLASRGYPEAYEKGKVIEGLEEAESLPDVVIFHAGTTLKDGKVVTNGGRVLNVCAYGNTLREAKDRAYEAVSKIHFEGMHYRKDIGDKAFKYLG
- a CDS encoding LptF/LptG family permease, whose translation is MLRALILWKVTRSTYTIALVLAFILFMVQIFKIGFILFGLPLTSSLSFSLVWFVYYGFFFIPDGLIAAIATSVYELKEKRLLHVLYSFHLSPRKLFTLFALPALVFFLLSGALSFFIFEEQVSFARRGLLIQYKDKLFENLPEKTFLSSGDVVIYAEKREGKEIKNIFLKYRNTHILAQSAVYEGNGRFLFTGGSLLTKERGKYFLMEFQRYWLDTEEFLSAEIREKKIRKERVMNLANTLSILPALLFSFFGVLRFCKTHTQVYYLIALGIILHQLFLFGLRVSL
- a CDS encoding MTH1187 family thiamine-binding protein, with the translated sequence MSILVFVSMTPLGKGESVSEYVAKVVDIIDRSGLPYVLTPMGTIIEGEDWDEVMGVLKRGFEELKKECSRISITMKVDYREGKSGRLKSKVESVQEKIGREIKTLKG